Proteins from a single region of Caloramator sp. E03:
- a CDS encoding sigma-70 family RNA polymerase sigma factor, protein MSQSCHKVKKGSGTLTNEQMFEMYMKGDKKAREQLILKNINLVRHIANKYYVLFEVDNYKDFDLEDLIQIGTIGLIKAIEKYDPSMGNKFSTYAVIWIKQTIRRALEGHEETLSLDEKINNEGEEDNLTFIDMLKDKSFIIDEELEKKEFKSEVWAALKEKLTEQELEFIKLKFVYGLTENSIAERMGMTNKEFRNFKSRLKNNLRTKVRKLKVIYRHWIDENTFYVKAVDYSKPKVQTSFTTSTVELTVMKRELLREKLREIIKNTPPEKLGEIMRNTPMI, encoded by the coding sequence TTGTCACAGAGTTGTCATAAGGTAAAAAAAGGAAGTGGTACCTTGACTAATGAACAGATGTTTGAAATGTATATGAAAGGTGATAAAAAAGCAAGGGAGCAGCTGATATTAAAAAACATTAACCTTGTTAGGCATATAGCTAATAAATATTATGTCCTGTTTGAAGTGGATAATTACAAGGACTTTGACTTAGAGGATTTAATACAGATAGGGACGATAGGACTTATTAAAGCAATAGAAAAATACGATCCTTCAATGGGTAACAAATTTTCAACCTATGCGGTTATATGGATAAAACAAACAATAAGACGAGCATTAGAAGGGCATGAGGAAACTCTAAGCCTTGATGAAAAGATTAACAATGAAGGGGAAGAAGATAATTTAACCTTTATTGATATGTTGAAAGATAAAAGTTTTATTATAGATGAGGAATTAGAGAAGAAGGAATTTAAAAGTGAAGTATGGGCAGCATTAAAGGAGAAACTAACAGAGCAGGAATTAGAGTTTATAAAATTAAAATTTGTTTATGGACTAACGGAAAACTCAATTGCTGAAAGAATGGGAATGACTAACAAAGAGTTTAGAAATTTTAAAAGCCGGTTAAAAAATAATTTGCGGACTAAGGTAAGAAAATTAAAAGTGATTTACAGGCATTGGATAGATGAAAATACTTTTTATGTAAAGGCAGTTGATTATTCTAAACCGAAAGTACAGACAAGCTTTACAACAAGTACCGTTGAATTAACCGTAATGAAAAGAGAGCTGCTAAGGGAAAAGTTAAGAGAAATAATAAAAAATACACCTCCTGAAAAGTTAGGAGAGATAATGAGGAATACCCCCATGATTTAA
- a CDS encoding replicative DNA helicase: protein MEQKVLFNLQAEQAILGLILTKNEVIVEIDLKPEHFYIPKHQKLYAVMFKLFQEGKSIDIINIANEINVQEIGGHSYISDLAMHGDIFLDKNKIEIIKNNYYKRQLINTFTNVYKDIENKDYNILINELMQDIITFDDDKMDIWTAEKINKELFDVIDENMKQGGKIKGITCNISQLDLILNGFQNKKMYVIAGRPGMGKSALAINIADYVSKTKNVLYFSLEMTAIEIGLRILASQSLVDMAKIDIGRITPEEIKKLNNAQDRFSKQKLIVIDKAGLNINDIIRQAKKFKIKNMLDMVIVDHIGLVNADAETERQRVTNICIMLKNLAKDLDVPVIALSQLNRGVESRGDKRPALSDLKESSGIEENADVVLLLYRDEYYNANSKDKGIIEINISKNRGGRTGTIKLNWMGEFQIITGIHKVS from the coding sequence GTGGAACAGAAAGTATTATTTAACCTTCAAGCAGAACAGGCTATATTAGGGCTTATATTAACAAAGAATGAGGTTATTGTTGAAATAGATCTTAAACCAGAGCATTTTTATATACCTAAACATCAAAAATTATATGCTGTAATGTTTAAGCTTTTTCAAGAAGGTAAATCAATTGATATTATAAATATCGCTAATGAGATAAATGTTCAAGAAATAGGCGGACATAGTTATATATCAGACTTAGCAATGCATGGTGATATTTTCTTAGATAAAAATAAAATAGAGATTATAAAAAATAATTATTATAAAAGACAGCTAATAAATACCTTTACGAATGTTTATAAGGATATAGAAAATAAAGATTATAACATCCTTATAAATGAGCTTATGCAGGATATAATCACCTTTGATGATGATAAAATGGATATATGGACAGCGGAGAAAATAAACAAGGAATTGTTTGATGTTATAGATGAGAACATGAAACAAGGAGGGAAAATTAAAGGCATTACCTGCAATATTTCACAGCTTGACCTAATACTTAATGGATTTCAGAATAAGAAAATGTATGTAATAGCAGGACGTCCGGGAATGGGTAAATCGGCATTAGCAATAAATATTGCTGATTATGTTTCCAAAACAAAAAATGTTTTATATTTTTCCCTTGAAATGACGGCTATTGAGATAGGACTTAGGATATTAGCGTCGCAAAGCTTAGTTGATATGGCTAAAATTGATATAGGGAGAATAACACCAGAGGAAATAAAAAAACTTAATAATGCACAAGATAGATTTTCAAAGCAGAAATTAATTGTAATAGATAAAGCAGGGCTTAACATCAATGACATAATAAGACAAGCTAAGAAGTTTAAAATAAAAAATATGTTAGACATGGTAATAGTAGACCATATAGGCTTAGTTAATGCAGATGCGGAAACAGAAAGACAGAGGGTAACAAATATATGTATTATGCTAAAGAATTTAGCAAAAGACCTTGATGTTCCTGTAATAGCATTAAGCCAGCTTAACAGAGGGGTAGAATCAAGGGGGGACAAACGACCTGCATTATCAGACCTTAAAGAAAGTTCGGGGATTGAAGAAAATGCAGATGTTGTTTTATTACTTTACAGGGATGAATACTATAATGCTAATAGTAAAGACAAAGGGATAATTGAAATAAATATATCAAAAAACAGAGGAGGCAGGACAGGAACAATTAAGCTTAATTGGATGGGAGAATTTCAGATTATAACAGGAATACATAAAGTATCATAA
- a CDS encoding helix-turn-helix domain-containing protein codes for MSDDKTSNFSGYGIIPKQVMKDTRLTIEAKAIYCYLCSYAGNDGYAFPSLELITSELKIDKNRFYKHLDILIKTGFISKSKEKNSKGQYRRVFYKLNPLYKNTEIVEKPLMQNKEVDIKPLMQNEEVAKIKENQSLSLKPFMQNDGMEKKPLLQNPVMENAEYTNNSITINNNNILLSSYEDSVNDKSFTQTPYEEIKNLFNNICVTLPKIRDIKGSRQKTVRQRWKENPDINFFKDLFEKVNNSDFLSGRSGKWKACFDWIIKPSNLQKIIEGNYDNKDINNNWSDFDVGC; via the coding sequence ATGAGCGATGATAAAACAAGTAATTTCTCAGGTTACGGGATAATACCAAAACAAGTAATGAAGGATACAAGGTTAACTATTGAGGCTAAGGCTATATATTGCTATTTATGTTCATACGCAGGTAATGACGGTTACGCCTTTCCTTCACTTGAACTTATAACAAGTGAGTTAAAAATAGACAAGAATAGATTTTATAAACACTTAGATATTTTAATTAAAACAGGTTTTATTTCAAAAAGCAAAGAAAAAAATAGTAAAGGTCAGTATAGAAGAGTTTTTTATAAATTAAATCCACTATATAAAAATACCGAAATAGTAGAAAAACCACTTATGCAAAATAAAGAAGTGGATATAAAGCCACTTATGCAAAATGAAGAAGTGGCAAAAATTAAGGAAAATCAAAGCTTAAGCTTAAAACCGTTCATGCAAAATGACGGAATGGAGAAAAAACCACTTCTGCAAAATCCAGTTATGGAAAATGCAGAATATACAAATAACAGTATTACAATTAACAATAATAATATATTACTATCTTCTTACGAAGATAGTGTAAACGACAAGTCGTTTACTCAAACGCCCTATGAAGAGATTAAGAATCTTTTTAATAATATTTGTGTTACACTTCCAAAAATTAGGGATATAAAAGGGAGCAGACAAAAAACGGTAAGGCAGAGATGGAAAGAGAATCCAGATATTAATTTCTTTAAAGATTTATTTGAGAAAGTTAATAATAGCGATTTCCTATCGGGTAGAAGTGGAAAATGGAAGGCTTGTTTTGATTGGATAATTAAGCCTTCTAACCTTCAAAAAATAATTGAAGGTAATTATGATAATAAGGATATTAACAATAATTGGAGTGATTTCGATGTTGGATGTTAA
- a CDS encoding helix-turn-helix domain-containing protein: MENTIKNDMGYEVYNDEPLKKKIERLTINIDEAAKMLGVGYNTMLNLVHRKDFPKIQAAKRRILIPREAFIKWVNETSWME, encoded by the coding sequence ATGGAAAATACGATTAAAAATGACATGGGTTATGAAGTTTATAACGATGAGCCATTAAAGAAGAAGATTGAAAGACTAACAATTAACATTGATGAAGCAGCTAAAATGTTAGGGGTAGGATATAATACCATGCTTAACTTAGTACATAGAAAGGATTTTCCTAAGATACAGGCAGCAAAAAGAAGAATATTAATTCCAAGGGAAGCTTTTATAAAATGGGTTAATGAAACGTCATGGATGGAATGA